A genome region from Passer domesticus isolate bPasDom1 chromosome 25, bPasDom1.hap1, whole genome shotgun sequence includes the following:
- the RAP1A gene encoding ras-related protein Rap-1A encodes MREYKLVVLGSGGVGKSALTVQFVQGIFVEKYDPTIEDSYRKQVEVDCQQCMLEILDTAGTEQFTAMRDLYMKNGQGFALVYSITAQSTFNDLQDLREQILRVKDTEDVPMILVGNKCDLEEERVVGKEQGQNLARQWCNCAFLESSAKSKINVNEIFYDLVRQINRKTPVEKKKPKKKSCLLL; translated from the exons ATGCGTGAGTACAAGCTGGTGGTGCTCGGTTCAGGAGGTGTGGGCAAGTCCGCTCTG aCTGTACAGTTCGTTCAGGGAATTTTTGTTGAAAAATATGACCCAACAATAGAAGATTCATACAGAAAG CAAGTGGAAGTAGACTGTCAGCAGTGTATGCTGGAGATCCTcgacacagcagggaca GAGCAATTCACAGCCATGAGGGATCTGTACATGAAGAATGGGCAGGGGTTTGCACTAGTATATTCTATAACAGCACAGTCCACGTTTAACGACCTCCAGGACCTGCGGGAACAGATCCTACGGGTTAAGGACACTGAAGAT GTTCCCATGATTCTGGTTGGCAATAAATGTGACCTGGAGGAAGAACGAGTCGTGGGCAAAGAGCAGGGGCAGAACTTAGCACGGCAGTGGTGTAACTGTGCCTTTCTAGAATCGTCTGCAAAGTCGAAAATCAACGTAAATGAG ATCTTTTATGACCTGGTCAGACAGATAAATAGAAAAACACCAGTGGAAAAGAAGAAGCCTAAAAAGAAATCATGTCTGCTGCTTTAG
- the INKA2 gene encoding PAK4-inhibitor INKA2 — protein sequence MEQHLRRLRQELLSMKEVGDGLHEQMTCMMGALQELKLLQVQTALERLDISGRQEPRPGGAQGRCPPPLACPLPRAASSSQPAAPAGSARPGASPCSSGSPGGEALCPPKGPACSSQPCTAQPSRQGTAGARPPCQECPGCDDGHDWTSSLMSQSRNRQPLVLGDNIFADLVGNWLDLPELDKKGEKSEASLSASRSQELCRKFSLTANIFKKFLRSVRPDRDRLLKEKPCWLPPEDKQPEISKRSKKISKLKGTFYLPLHGNLQSHHSKAERCPRAEGRSEHPKVGTRKAPDPRDYSQGGFDINTAVWV from the coding sequence ctgtcCATGAAGGAGGTGGGTGACGGGCTGCACGAGCAGATGACGTGCATGATGGGcgccctgcaggagctgaagctgctgcaggtgcagaCGGCCCTGGAGCGCTTGGACATCTCGGGGCGCCAGGAGCCGCGGCCAGGGGGGGCCCAGGGACGCTGCCCCCCGCCCCTGGCGTgtcccctgccacgggcagccaGCTCGTCCCAGCCCGCTGCGCCCGCGGGGAGCGCCCGCCCTGgggccagcccctgctcctcgGGGAGCCCCGGCGGGGAGGCTCTGTGCCCCCCCAAAGgacctgcctgcagcagccagccctgcacggcgcagcccagcaggcagggcaCGGCTGGGGCACGGCCGCCGTGCCAGGAGTGCCCGGGCTGTGACGATGGCCACGACTGGACGTCGTCCCTGATGTCGCAGAGCAGGAACCGGCAGCCGCTGGTGCTGGGGGACAACATCTTCGCAGACCTGGTGGGCAACTGGCTGGACCTGCCCGAGCTGGACAAGAAGGGGGAGAAGAGCGAGGCGTCCCTGTCCGCGAGCAGatcccaggagctctgcaggaagTTCTCCCTCACGGCCAACATCTTCAAGAAGTTCCTGAGGAGCGTCCGGCCGGACCGCGACAGGCTGCTCAAGGAGAAGCCCTGCTGGCTCCCTCCCGAGGACAAGCAGCCCGAGATCTCCAAGAGGTCCAAAAAGATCAGCAAACTCAAGGGGACGTTTTACCTGCCCCTCCACGGGAACCTGCAGAGCCACCACAGCAAAGCAGAGAGGTGCCCGAGGGCAGAGGGCCGTAGCGAGCACCCCAAGGTGGGCACCAGGAAAGCCCCCGACCCCAGAGACTACAGCCAGGGGGGCTTTGACATCAACACGGCCGTCTGGGTCTGA